The following proteins are encoded in a genomic region of Magallana gigas chromosome 1, xbMagGiga1.1, whole genome shotgun sequence:
- the LOC105346730 gene encoding uncharacterized protein isoform X2 — MLQFQIFRCPWFLVSVLVPCYGSLQPGFSKLQRGHRLDRKLIQSFTEVSFLDCVLECLVTPRCKSVNYYKGANFCEINYENKTTAEYRYMESAGWVYSEKEHWPKELAGACSNSTCGINQTCKHKTYSEDKFFECVLSDCGIPDLKGIDLNTTRREDAIGIHRRIHASCADEYSQSGSGRLICQSNGEWKYDIVCEVLPNIALGKCAKQSSTKTDYDAAFALDGNRGTDVGVDKCAHTGDGDRYPWWRVDLQAVYSITSVRILNRGIDKYGIDLSYQLRDVNVTVGLSESDVNTPCGFFAGPGTASQLVVINCPTLPEGKFVKISKTTEFLTLCEVDVFGVPVLSSN, encoded by the exons ATGTTGCAATTCCAAATCTTTCGATGTCCGTGGTTTTTAGTTAGCGTCCTTGTACCGTGTTATGGCAGCTTACAACCGGGCTTCTCTAAACTTCAGCGCGGCCACAGACTGGACCGGAAACTGATCCAATCATTCACAGAAGTCAGTTTCCTGGACTGTGTGTTAGAATGTCTGGTTACACCACGGTGTAAATCTGTCAACTATTACAAAGGGGCTAATTTCTGTGAAATCAATTACGAAAATAAGACGACAGCAGAGTATAGGTACATGGAGAGTGCTGGATGGGTATACAGTGAAAAGGAGCACTGGCCAAag GAGCTGGCTGGAGCTTGTTCGAACTCAACCTGTGGAATCAACCAGACATGTAAACACAAGACATATTCCGAGGATAAATTCTTTGAATGTGTTTTGTCAG ATTGTGGAATACCCGATCTAAAAGGAATAGACCTGAATACAACACGACGTGAGGACGCCATTGGTATACACAGGAGGATACACGCCTCGTGTGCTGACGAATACTCCCAGTCTGGTTCAGGACGGCTGATCTGTCAGTCAAACGGAGAGTGGAAATACGACATTGTTTGTGAAG TTCTGCCGAATATCGCATTAGGAAAATGTGCCAAACAATCATCAACGAAAACTGACTATGACGCCGCGTTTGCATTGGATGGCAACAGAGGAACAGATGTTGGTGTAGACAAGTGTGCACACACAGGTGATGGCGACAGATATCCCTGGTGGAGGGTGGATCTACAGGCTGTGTACTCCATCACATCTGTCAGAATTCTCAACAGAGGAATAGATAAATACGGAATAG ATTTGTCATACCAGCTGCGTGATGTTAACGTCACTGTAGGGCTGTCAGAATCTGATGTCAACACTCCCTGTGGTTTCTTTGCTGGTCCCGGTACTGCGTCACAGCTGGTCGTCATCAACTGTCCGACGTTACCAGAAGGGAAGTTCGTTAAGATCTCCAAAACAACTGAGTTTCTCACTCTTTGTGAGGTTGATGTGTTTGGCGTTCCCGTCTTATCATCAAATTGA
- the LOC136276117 gene encoding uncharacterized protein, whose protein sequence is MLHHNFMYHGLGETDVKLHMDNCSGQNKINTVIGYGMWRVMTGLHESVEFSMMEAGHTKFNPDWHFGLWKVKWRHSNVETLAEIAACVWKSSRNGHNVPQLVDDPVAPLFFYDWATFFKRIFKPIPSLKSYHHFRMDKDHPGIVFVREYATSQEVAVNILKPDAAVDPTVLPSVIPPSGLDSHRQWYLFNEVAPYCVNKESCPKPTVPKPVIKIDSPSLTS, encoded by the exons ATGCTGCATCACAATTTTATGTACCATGGTCTTGGTGAAACAGATGTCAAGCTTCACATGGATAATTGCAGCGGGCAAAACAAGATTAACACAGTCATCGG ATATGGTATGTGGAGAGTAATGACTGGTCTCCATGAGTCAGTGGAATTTTCAATGATGGAAGCTGGCCACACCAAGTTTAACCCAGATTGGCATTTTGGGTTATGGAAAGTCAAATGGAGGCACTCGAATGTTGAAACCTTAGCGGAGATTGCTGCCTGCGTTTGGAAATCCTCCAGGAATGGCCACAATGTCCCGCAGTTGGTGGATGATCCCGTTGCTCCTCTCTTCTTTTATGACTGGGCAACCTTCTTCAAGAGGATCTTTAAACCAATACCCAGTTTAAAATCATATCATCATTTTAg AATGGACAAAGATCATCCTGGTATTGTGTTTGTAAGGGAGTACGCAACAAGTCAGGAAGTGGCAGTCAACATCCTCAAACCTGATGCAGCAGTTGACCCTACTGTTCTCCCATCAGTGATTCCTCCATCAGGACTTGATTCACACAGACAGTGGTATCTATTCAATGAAGTTGCTCCCTATTGTGTAAACAAGGAAAGCTGTCCAAAGCCAACCGTGCCAAAACCCGTCATCAAGATAGACTCACCGTCACTGACCAGCTAA
- the LOC136276119 gene encoding recQ-like DNA helicase BLM, with protein sequence MDLTEEKRKEIETTFNVPSLRENQVNGIKAICNGKDVFLGLKTGSGKSIIYESLPIVYPSATIIVITALVSIMKEHTQRLCKLGFKATYIGRDPTEDDAINEGIFKFIFASPEALVGDRKWRDVVTNLKLT encoded by the coding sequence ATGGATTTGACAGAGGAAAAGAGAAAGGAGATCGAAACAACATTTAACGTGCCGTCTCTTAGAGAAAATCAAGTCAATGGAATAAAAGCAATATGTAATGGAAAAGATGTTTTTTTAGGATTAAAAACAGGTAGTGGAAAGTCGATTATCTACGAGAGTTTACCTATTGTTTATCCATCTGCCACCATCATTGTAATCACAGCCCTCGTCTCGATAATGAAGGAGCACACCCAGAGACTATGCAAATTAGGTTTCAAGGCAACATATATTGGACGTGATCCCACAGAAGACGACGCAATTAACGAGGGAATATTCAAGTTCATATTCGCCAGTCCTGAGGCACTAGTTGGTGACAGGAAATGGAGAGATGTAGTTACaaacttaaagctgacatga